Proteins found in one candidate division TA06 bacterium genomic segment:
- the purF gene encoding amidophosphoribosyltransferase, whose protein sequence is MCGVCGIFNHEKASEVLYLGLFALQHRGQDNAGMAVWDGQQSMIVKDKGLVFDIFKPGVLAELKGRMGIGHTRYPTAGDSSIANAQPHYAETREGRMVIVSNGDITNMLEQTRYLKSQGFTPYGSNDAEVIVASIACYYEQERDMAKAVKRMMETVLGSYSAILMFKGTMYVFRDPLGIRPLAMGHKGATRIFASESCAIDTIGGIFEREVAPGELLTVTDQGLESRILVDKKPYKHCVFEHIYFSRPDSVIFGESVAKKRFMMGQRLASEQYTGADFVMPVPDSSNNAALGFAEENGIPYKLALIRSHYIGRTFIGSTQEIRDFAVRLKFNPVKSIVAGKKAAVVDDSIVRGTTSKKIMGMIREAGAGQVHLRIASPPIKHPCFYGVDTPRISELIASTKSVEEIREFVGVESLNYLTLAGLKSCLERPQDFCFACLDGKYPIEPPSTK, encoded by the coding sequence ATGTGCGGAGTCTGCGGAATATTCAACCATGAAAAGGCCTCCGAGGTGCTTTACCTGGGGCTTTTTGCCCTGCAGCACCGGGGGCAGGATAACGCCGGGATGGCGGTGTGGGACGGCCAGCAGTCCATGATCGTCAAGGACAAGGGGCTGGTGTTCGACATCTTCAAGCCCGGGGTGCTGGCGGAGCTCAAGGGAAGGATGGGCATCGGCCATACCCGGTATCCCACCGCCGGGGACAGCTCCATCGCCAACGCCCAGCCCCATTATGCCGAAACCAGGGAAGGCCGGATGGTGATAGTATCCAACGGCGACATCACCAACATGCTGGAGCAGACCCGCTACCTTAAGTCCCAGGGATTCACCCCCTACGGATCCAACGACGCCGAGGTGATCGTGGCCAGCATCGCCTGCTACTATGAGCAGGAGCGCGACATGGCCAAGGCCGTCAAAAGGATGATGGAGACGGTGCTGGGCAGTTATTCGGCCATTTTGATGTTCAAAGGCACCATGTACGTCTTCCGCGACCCGCTGGGCATACGTCCTTTGGCCATGGGGCACAAGGGGGCGACCAGGATATTCGCCTCCGAAAGCTGCGCCATCGACACCATCGGAGGCATTTTTGAGCGCGAGGTGGCACCGGGCGAACTGCTGACAGTCACTGACCAGGGGCTGGAAAGCCGGATATTGGTGGACAAAAAACCATATAAACACTGCGTTTTTGAGCATATTTACTTCTCCCGGCCCGACAGCGTGATCTTCGGCGAAAGCGTGGCCAAAAAGAGGTTCATGATGGGCCAGCGCCTGGCCAGCGAGCAGTACACCGGGGCCGATTTCGTGATGCCGGTGCCCGATTCATCAAACAACGCCGCCCTGGGCTTTGCCGAGGAGAACGGCATACCATACAAGCTGGCCCTTATCCGAAGCCACTACATCGGGCGCACTTTCATAGGCTCCACTCAGGAAATCCGGGATTTTGCCGTCAGGCTGAAGTTCAACCCGGTCAAAAGCATCGTGGCCGGCAAGAAGGCAGCGGTAGTGGACGATTCCATAGTCAGGGGGACCACCTCCAAGAAGATTATGGGGATGATCCGGGAGGCCGGGGCCGGCCAGGTACATCTGAGGATCGCTTCTCCGCCCATCAAACATCCCTGTTTTTATGGGGTGGATACACCCCGGATCAGCGAACTGATAGCCTCTACCAAGTCGGTGGAGGAGATCCGGGAGTTTGTGGGGGTGGAGAGCCTTAATTACCTGACATTGGCCGGGCTTAAATCCTGTCTAGAAAGGCCCCAGGACTTCTGTTTCGCCTGCCTGGACGGGAAATACCCTATAGAGCCGCCGTCAACCAAGTAA
- a CDS encoding outer membrane protein transport protein gives MRKIGLVLAILALVALPAMAQDMNIMGAGARAHGMGGAFIAIADDATAISWNPAGIANLDRPEASAVGLFNMKTFKNEWSYNDPTIPYDTAGTAENSVSHIAPNFFSLAVPFKAADRNLVIAVAYNRMIDFGEAKSEDTLIGGIKYESSYKQTGGIDAISPAIAFQLTPKVSLGLTANIIVNGSTYTEEESGTDGYNYEYEETMDFSGFNMHMGMLAQVNKQLSLGLAYRMPFELTRESSWEWSETIPGIGTTTGDGEDLYEQTWTMPWMLGVGLAFRPSENMTLAFDYERRNFSSTEYTYGPSPSVEMGWNNVNQFRVGMEYLFVGPNAVFPIRLGFRTNPQVEYAIQRFTDASWIDTDDSTGMNGMVFTGGFGMKFGNIWLDLAAEYGITTVYSYEHTYWDNTIYKDETKENSLNLLASCIVHF, from the coding sequence ATGCGTAAAATTGGTCTGGTATTGGCCATTTTGGCTTTGGTTGCATTGCCGGCGATGGCCCAGGATATGAACATCATGGGTGCCGGCGCCAGGGCACACGGTATGGGCGGGGCCTTTATCGCTATCGCAGATGACGCCACCGCGATTTCCTGGAACCCGGCCGGCATAGCCAACCTGGACAGGCCTGAGGCCTCAGCGGTCGGCTTGTTCAATATGAAAACCTTTAAGAATGAGTGGTCATACAACGATCCTACCATACCATATGACACAGCAGGAACCGCGGAGAACAGCGTCAGCCACATTGCCCCTAACTTTTTCAGTCTGGCGGTGCCATTCAAGGCTGCTGACCGTAATCTGGTTATAGCAGTTGCTTACAACCGGATGATCGATTTTGGCGAAGCTAAGTCAGAGGATACACTGATTGGCGGGATTAAATACGAATCGAGCTACAAACAAACCGGTGGAATTGATGCCATATCTCCGGCCATCGCTTTCCAACTAACACCAAAGGTTTCATTGGGCTTAACAGCTAATATTATTGTCAACGGTTCAACTTATACTGAAGAAGAGAGCGGTACAGACGGTTATAATTATGAATATGAAGAAACCATGGATTTTTCTGGTTTCAACATGCATATGGGAATGCTGGCCCAGGTTAATAAGCAACTAAGCTTAGGCTTAGCCTACCGGATGCCTTTTGAGTTGACCCGCGAAAGTTCATGGGAGTGGTCAGAAACAATTCCGGGAATCGGGACCACCACCGGCGATGGCGAGGATTTGTATGAACAAACATGGACCATGCCCTGGATGTTGGGTGTCGGTTTGGCCTTCAGGCCTTCCGAAAATATGACCTTGGCTTTTGATTACGAACGCAGAAACTTTAGCAGTACAGAGTATACCTATGGCCCATCTCCTTCTGTTGAAATGGGCTGGAATAATGTCAATCAGTTCCGGGTTGGCATGGAATACTTGTTTGTGGGTCCGAATGCTGTTTTCCCAATTCGACTGGGCTTCAGGACAAACCCCCAGGTTGAATACGCTATTCAGCGTTTTACCGATGCCAGTTGGATTGACACTGACGATTCCACCGGGATGAACGGCATGGTCTTTACCGGCGGTTTTGGCATGAAATTCGGCAATATCTGGCTGGATCTGGCCGCGGAATACGGAATCACCACGGTTTATAGTTATGAGCATACCTATTGGGATAACACAATATACAAGGATGAAACCAAGGAAAATTCCCTGAATTTGCTGGCTTCTTGCATCGTTCATTTCTAA
- a CDS encoding LPP20 family lipoprotein, with amino-acid sequence MFKKTLALLAILGFASLALAQVEQNIQGAGMIDWTDQSVKSTGIGALNPKLPPSAQRKNALRAAQLDAMRNMIETLNGVLLTSETTVENAMMSSDIIKTRVDGIVKNFRFTSKPRYMSDGSVEVDMEMLLTGKVGDVLYPEQMGGKTPTYQNLPSSFNAQEPQTYTGLIIDASATDAMPAMVPNVLDESGEGIYGEDFVPREAAVKNGVVIYAKTMEEARANAARVGSNPLVIKAVKSSGLNKADLIIADNDVENVAVIADNTDIYDNCRVIIVLKQ; translated from the coding sequence ATGTTTAAGAAAACTTTGGCCTTGCTGGCCATACTCGGCTTTGCCTCTCTGGCTTTGGCCCAGGTGGAACAGAACATCCAGGGCGCCGGCATGATTGACTGGACCGACCAGTCGGTTAAATCCACTGGCATCGGAGCCTTGAACCCCAAGCTTCCGCCTTCGGCCCAGCGCAAGAACGCCCTGCGGGCCGCCCAGCTTGACGCCATGCGCAACATGATCGAGACCCTCAACGGCGTGCTGCTGACCTCCGAGACCACGGTGGAGAACGCCATGATGAGCTCCGATATCATCAAGACCCGGGTGGACGGCATTGTCAAGAACTTCCGCTTTACCTCCAAGCCCCGTTACATGTCGGATGGTTCGGTGGAAGTGGACATGGAAATGCTGCTGACCGGCAAGGTGGGCGACGTGCTTTATCCAGAACAGATGGGCGGCAAGACCCCCACCTACCAGAATCTGCCTTCCAGCTTTAACGCCCAGGAGCCCCAGACTTACACCGGCCTGATCATCGACGCCAGCGCCACCGATGCCATGCCGGCCATGGTGCCCAACGTCCTTGATGAATCGGGCGAGGGAATCTACGGGGAAGATTTCGTTCCCCGTGAAGCTGCGGTCAAGAACGGCGTGGTGATCTACGCCAAGACCATGGAAGAAGCCAGGGCCAATGCCGCCCGGGTTGGCAGCAATCCGCTGGTGATCAAGGCCGTCAAATCCTCGGGACTCAACAAGGCCGATCTGATCATTGCCGACAACGATGTGGAGAACGTGGCCGTGATAGCCGACAACACAGACATCTATGATAACTGCCGGGTGATCATAGTCCTGAAACAGTAA
- a CDS encoding flagellar assembly protein T N-terminal domain-containing protein, giving the protein MKKILYSILSLLMFFGMAFAQEAMQTITTDGTASVLNGDKAQARDVATQDALRNAVEQVTGAVISSSTIVENAMVVEDNIYSKAKGYVKNYSIVSEGEADGGLSYNVTVKALVRSGAIKEDMADIIRGAGNPKLMVLITESNVGSSAIGGIDAQLGTAENTIIEAMRNKGFDFVDPETAEKSIRRDKALAALDGDAQAAAFIGERAGAEVIITGKSFAKEATAANDMLGGMKSIQATVSVKAFNTDDGRILVSKVETGRAVHIEEITGGTKAIEQASAKLADYLAEEIVKKFARGGNTVTLNVTGASNYDLYQELINILKYEVRGVKAVNDREITGNTGLVEVETKFNSSQLAQELLYKNFTKFSVKILSRTANRINLRLTAKKTRQATSQ; this is encoded by the coding sequence ATGAAAAAAATATTATACTCAATTCTATCTCTTCTGATGTTCTTCGGTATGGCGTTTGCCCAGGAAGCAATGCAAACAATTACCACCGATGGCACTGCCTCGGTCCTGAATGGCGATAAGGCCCAGGCCCGGGACGTGGCCACCCAGGATGCCCTGCGCAATGCGGTGGAGCAGGTGACCGGGGCTGTTATCAGTTCCAGTACCATAGTGGAGAACGCAATGGTGGTGGAGGACAACATCTATTCCAAGGCCAAGGGCTACGTCAAGAACTACTCCATTGTCAGCGAGGGCGAGGCCGACGGGGGCTTAAGCTACAACGTCACGGTCAAGGCACTGGTGCGGTCCGGCGCCATCAAGGAAGATATGGCCGACATCATTCGCGGCGCCGGCAACCCCAAGCTGATGGTGCTGATCACCGAAAGCAACGTGGGGAGCTCGGCCATCGGAGGGATCGACGCCCAGCTGGGCACGGCCGAGAACACCATCATCGAAGCCATGCGCAACAAGGGGTTTGACTTTGTGGATCCCGAGACCGCCGAGAAGAGCATCCGGCGGGACAAGGCCCTGGCGGCCCTGGACGGGGACGCCCAGGCGGCGGCCTTCATCGGGGAACGGGCCGGAGCCGAGGTGATCATCACCGGCAAATCCTTCGCCAAGGAAGCCACGGCGGCCAACGACATGCTGGGAGGGATGAAGTCCATCCAGGCCACGGTCTCGGTCAAGGCCTTCAACACCGATGACGGACGGATCCTGGTGTCCAAGGTGGAGACCGGGCGGGCGGTCCATATCGAGGAGATCACCGGCGGCACCAAAGCCATAGAGCAGGCCTCCGCCAAACTGGCCGATTACCTGGCCGAGGAGATCGTCAAAAAATTCGCCCGGGGCGGGAACACCGTCACCCTCAACGTCACCGGAGCCTCCAATTACGATCTGTACCAGGAGCTGATCAACATTCTAAAATACGAGGTCCGGGGGGTCAAGGCGGTCAACGACCGGGAGATCACCGGCAACACCGGGCTGGTGGAGGTGGAGACCAAATTCAACAGCAGCCAGCTGGCCCAGGAACTGCTTTACAAGAATTTTACAAAGTTCTCGGTCAAGATATTAAGCCGGACCGCCAACCGCATCAATCTACGGCTGACGGCCAAGAAGACAAGACAAGCAACCTCACAATAA
- a CDS encoding FecR domain-containing protein, whose translation MSGINKNNAGLLWLLAAVLLVSLTVTTVQLTAKATPVAKVSFVVGDVKTQKPEKNDWKKVTFDQPLAAGEKVKSTEDARAEIAFSDGSIIRVDANTQLAIEELSKSPKKGLSASGKVWSGKVWANVNKVSKKSKFELESPTAVAAVRGTVYRMTVMPDSSTKVAVYQGEVKVEVNPDFFANQKKKQGGREGEIEGPQEIAGPREVKLEQWIQIVKAQMEITINADGTYGIVNFNPIIDSQDEWVKWNQERDMKLGRKQ comes from the coding sequence ATGTCCGGAATCAATAAGAACAACGCCGGTCTGCTATGGCTGCTGGCCGCGGTTCTGCTGGTCAGCCTGACGGTTACCACGGTGCAGCTTACCGCCAAAGCCACCCCAGTAGCCAAGGTTTCCTTCGTGGTTGGCGATGTCAAGACCCAGAAACCGGAAAAGAACGACTGGAAAAAGGTGACCTTTGACCAGCCGCTGGCGGCCGGGGAAAAGGTAAAAAGCACCGAGGATGCCCGGGCCGAGATAGCCTTCTCGGACGGCAGCATCATCCGGGTGGATGCCAACACTCAGCTGGCCATAGAAGAACTGAGCAAAAGCCCCAAGAAGGGTCTGTCGGCCTCGGGCAAGGTCTGGAGCGGCAAGGTCTGGGCCAACGTCAACAAGGTCAGCAAGAAGAGCAAATTCGAGCTGGAGTCCCCCACCGCGGTGGCCGCGGTCCGGGGCACTGTCTACCGGATGACGGTTATGCCGGACAGCAGCACCAAGGTGGCTGTTTACCAGGGCGAGGTAAAGGTGGAGGTCAATCCAGACTTCTTTGCCAACCAGAAGAAGAAACAAGGAGGCCGGGAGGGCGAGATCGAGGGCCCGCAGGAGATAGCCGGGCCGCGTGAGGTAAAGCTGGAGCAGTGGATCCAGATCGTCAAGGCCCAGATGGAGATCACCATCAACGCCGACGGCACCTATGGCATAGTCAACTTCAATCCCATCATCGACAGTCAGGATGAGTGGGTGAAGTGGAACCAGGAACGGGACATGAAACTGGGCCGCAAACAGTAA
- a CDS encoding tetratricopeptide repeat protein has translation MKKFLALAAVIVLAVVSCGPVIVLIRRTEKPRLEIPAIKRVAVVDFVDPYNRNLGPGVGNVLVSKLAEQGYYEMMEREKINSVMSEHKFNLTGAVDPNTVKLLGGLLGVDAIITGEILAYKVETSKRTEKVERKEGTGRYEEVEKTNPFNKKKYKVKEEIMKTVLVDEERTTKSGTVSINYRLIDIVSGKVVASKSQSASYNKWFKDNVPGDDQILSGLLNEVTDAFVGDISPHYVNVAKRLMKSKADPNDIGSKYAKAGEWQRAAEIWERSASSLPGDPGLWHNIGVAYEALGSYDKALESYKKASDLDPANETYIQDQAGVRNAYRRGLVQ, from the coding sequence ATGAAGAAATTTCTGGCATTGGCTGCAGTCATTGTTCTGGCTGTGGTTTCCTGCGGTCCGGTAATCGTGTTAATCCGCCGGACGGAAAAACCCCGGCTGGAGATCCCGGCCATCAAGCGGGTGGCGGTGGTCGATTTTGTCGACCCCTACAACCGCAACCTGGGTCCGGGAGTGGGCAATGTGCTGGTCTCCAAGCTGGCCGAACAGGGATATTACGAGATGATGGAGCGGGAGAAGATCAATTCGGTGATGTCCGAGCACAAGTTCAACCTGACCGGGGCGGTGGACCCCAATACGGTTAAGCTATTGGGCGGTCTGCTGGGGGTAGACGCTATCATCACCGGCGAGATACTGGCCTACAAGGTGGAAACCTCCAAACGGACAGAGAAGGTGGAGCGCAAGGAGGGCACCGGCCGCTACGAGGAGGTGGAGAAGACCAACCCCTTTAACAAGAAGAAATACAAGGTCAAGGAAGAGATAATGAAGACGGTGCTGGTGGACGAGGAACGGACCACCAAAAGCGGCACGGTATCCATCAACTACCGCCTGATAGACATCGTTTCCGGCAAGGTGGTGGCCAGCAAGTCCCAGTCGGCCAGCTACAACAAATGGTTCAAGGACAATGTTCCCGGCGATGACCAGATCTTAAGCGGCCTGCTGAACGAGGTCACCGATGCTTTTGTGGGCGACATCTCTCCCCACTATGTCAACGTTGCCAAAAGGCTGATGAAGAGCAAGGCCGATCCCAACGACATCGGCAGCAAGTATGCCAAGGCCGGTGAATGGCAGAGGGCGGCGGAGATATGGGAGCGCTCGGCCTCATCCCTGCCCGGTGATCCCGGCCTGTGGCACAATATCGGAGTAGCCTACGAAGCATTGGGCAGTTATGACAAGGCCCTGGAATCATACAAGAAAGCCTCTGACCTGGATCCGGCCAATGAGACCTATATTCAGGACCAGGCCGGAGTGCGGAATGCATACCGAAGAGGGCTGGTGCAATAA
- a CDS encoding YdcF family protein, with protein sequence MLFLLKKLVSYTLNPMTIILMLFAAGLLLSWQKKYKKAGQWLIVLGIVAYVFAGFGLIGNRLLKRLENKYPPLLDASRAVGAKWVVVLGAGMTSDSKVPLTSQLSEGSAIRTIEGIRLWRQLKNSKLLFSGGAVFNIQSEAYGMAGLARQFGIPDTAVSLEDKSLDTDDQARLIKVMVKGDTVVLVTSAAHMHRSVSLFKKQGVAVIPAPTHYLIKEEPKFKPNRLFPNSGNIIAAETLFHEYLGLAWSKLRGRI encoded by the coding sequence ATGCTGTTCCTGCTTAAGAAATTAGTAAGCTACACGCTTAACCCGATGACCATTATCCTGATGCTTTTTGCCGCAGGGTTGTTATTGTCATGGCAGAAAAAATACAAAAAAGCAGGTCAATGGCTGATTGTTTTGGGTATCGTGGCCTATGTTTTTGCCGGTTTTGGGTTGATTGGAAACAGACTGCTCAAGCGGCTGGAGAATAAATACCCGCCATTGCTTGATGCCTCCAGGGCTGTGGGGGCCAAGTGGGTGGTGGTGCTGGGGGCGGGAATGACCAGTGATTCCAAAGTTCCCTTAACCTCGCAGTTAAGCGAAGGATCGGCCATTCGCACTATCGAAGGCATCAGATTATGGCGTCAGCTGAAAAACTCCAAACTCCTCTTTTCCGGCGGAGCGGTGTTCAACATCCAGTCCGAGGCCTATGGCATGGCCGGGCTGGCCAGACAATTTGGTATTCCTGATACTGCGGTCAGTCTGGAGGATAAATCGTTGGATACAGACGATCAGGCCCGATTGATAAAAGTAATGGTTAAAGGGGATACCGTGGTGCTGGTGACCTCGGCTGCTCATATGCACCGCTCTGTTTCCTTGTTCAAAAAACAGGGAGTGGCGGTGATCCCGGCCCCCACTCATTATTTGATCAAAGAGGAGCCAAAGTTCAAACCCAATCGGTTGTTTCCCAATTCCGGAAACATCATAGCGGCCGAAACCCTGTTCCACGAATACCTGGGACTGGCCTGGTCCAAACTCAGAGGAAGGATATGA
- a CDS encoding DedA family protein produces the protein MILQFVDVFIHLDKYLTTIIQNYGTWTYLILFAIIFCETGLVVLPFLPGDSLIFAAGALAALGALDIKWLIILMCLAAVAGDTVNYWIGWWVGPKIFQKENVRLLNKKHLMEAHAFYEKYGGITIILARFMPFVRTFAPFVAGIGTMSYWRFMSYNVVGGILWINIFGWMGYYFGNLPYIKKNFSLVILAIVVISVMPAVIEYFKRRQRTNNSK, from the coding sequence ATGATATTGCAATTCGTCGATGTTTTCATCCATCTGGACAAATACCTGACCACCATCATTCAGAACTACGGGACCTGGACCTATCTGATACTTTTTGCCATCATCTTCTGCGAGACCGGGCTGGTGGTGCTGCCTTTCCTGCCGGGTGATTCCCTGATCTTCGCCGCCGGGGCCCTGGCCGCTCTGGGGGCGCTGGACATCAAATGGCTGATCATACTGATGTGCCTGGCGGCGGTGGCCGGCGACACGGTCAACTACTGGATCGGCTGGTGGGTTGGGCCCAAGATCTTTCAGAAGGAGAACGTGAGACTGCTTAATAAAAAACACCTGATGGAGGCCCATGCCTTTTACGAGAAGTACGGCGGGATCACCATCATCCTGGCCCGTTTCATGCCCTTCGTCCGCACCTTTGCCCCGTTCGTGGCCGGCATCGGCACCATGTCCTACTGGCGCTTCATGTCCTACAACGTGGTCGGGGGGATCCTTTGGATCAACATCTTCGGCTGGATGGGGTACTATTTCGGCAACCTGCCATACATCAAAAAGAACTTCAGCCTGGTGATCCTGGCCATAGTGGTGATCTCGGTGATGCCGGCGGTGATCGAGTACTTTAAACGCAGGCAAAGAACAAATAACAGTAAATAA
- a CDS encoding DUF4337 domain-containing protein: MSESNKEKWMAWISLTTTILAVCAAISSLRASSYSTKVQLTNTKEASSWAYFQSKSIKQHTCETMHDVMQANLLAATSAKSREYLENKLKIYQADIVRYDQEKNQIKTEAEQFAKQQDIFKKHGASFGLAVILLQIAIMLSSMGALLKRQLLWFLGLGFGLWGIFNMLNGFFLFI; the protein is encoded by the coding sequence ATGTCTGAATCCAACAAAGAAAAGTGGATGGCCTGGATCTCTCTGACCACCACCATACTGGCGGTTTGCGCGGCCATCAGCTCGCTTCGGGCCAGCAGCTATTCCACCAAAGTGCAGCTGACCAACACCAAGGAAGCCAGCAGCTGGGCCTATTTTCAGTCAAAAAGCATCAAACAGCATACCTGCGAAACCATGCACGATGTGATGCAGGCCAATCTGCTGGCCGCCACCAGCGCCAAAAGCAGGGAATACCTTGAGAATAAGCTGAAAATATACCAGGCTGACATTGTCCGGTACGATCAGGAGAAGAACCAGATAAAGACCGAGGCTGAGCAATTTGCCAAACAGCAGGATATTTTCAAAAAGCACGGGGCATCCTTCGGCCTGGCGGTGATACTGCTGCAGATAGCCATCATGCTGTCCTCCATGGGCGCATTGCTTAAACGGCAGCTGCTTTGGTTTCTGGGGCTTGGATTTGGCCTGTGGGGCATATTCAATATGCTTAACGGTTTCTTTCTTTTCATCTGA
- a CDS encoding acyl-CoA thioesterase — MNPVQISHLVKYEDLNHHGTLFAGRMSEWMVEACFICAARAVKRPEDVVCVQVHGMSFIKPARRGDIIRVESQLAYLGQKSITVYGRVFANQDAEPYVTSFATFVTIDQQGKPYAHGLTLTPEYIQQNQAIHQKARELRK; from the coding sequence ATGAACCCGGTTCAAATATCGCATCTGGTAAAATACGAGGACCTGAACCACCACGGCACTTTGTTCGCCGGAAGAATGTCCGAGTGGATGGTGGAGGCCTGCTTCATCTGCGCGGCCCGGGCGGTGAAGAGGCCGGAGGACGTGGTCTGCGTCCAGGTCCACGGGATGAGCTTCATCAAGCCGGCCAGGCGGGGCGACATCATCCGGGTGGAATCCCAACTGGCCTACCTGGGGCAGAAGAGCATCACGGTCTACGGCCGGGTCTTCGCTAATCAGGATGCCGAACCGTACGTCACCAGCTTCGCCACCTTCGTCACCATCGACCAGCAGGGCAAGCCCTACGCCCACGGCCTGACCCTGACCCCGGAATACATCCAGCAGAACCAGGCCATACACCAAAAGGCCAGGGAACTGAGAAAATAG